One genomic segment of Drosophila melanogaster chromosome 3L includes these proteins:
- the Lmpt gene encoding limpet, isoform K yields the protein MAAEETALTGVGELLFSLLIGYLGALEFAFVARHLYHWTFQHPGDSSVDAAADAEELPRMRERLDKQIKEAAEREALAGTNVMQDGVLYVNGIRVDPAGDKRQALAAELARQQQIEADTRRQLAEAEAKLVEERLRVQREKEESEEQQRKLVEAERQREREQAEKELQEQREAERRQLEAEENQRKQRENEEKERLENERRLIDAEREREENERRLQEAEEQREREESERRIVVAERQREQAEAEKERAEQQRILAEAEAAQAERRLFDAEIQRERDQADEEGQALRDAEIVERLLAAERELSPSATESELEEDAAIAEQSRRLISSRTDLEQKQRMIEENARRFLEAEEEMVMLQQRQLQASHSKEEADEYAGMEPVVEELCVKKVAPPRFQEPPEEPMVHKVKTQFGQGSGPEDAYSAKSKTLTFPGVSDEGSSLEPKTPFSIQQSSFSTQPSDEGNRIESERPEPEGEDQIQEVQYTEDYLRSLDGIKNRPLMREDGSGRRRAFKKRRSSGSSNSSRESRASRDEELKMFTSLEEEELRHGDREDYNPIKYTSEPTLRVKSHRRHKRSPAKDVRPTAESTTSLEMLGEESTNPWGEVVPEHYKDTEFWKREKALSIDEEEIELERPSRGEDVEEEATNEPKSSSFEEATEAQNEQAVAALKQQLSKEQLDKEAEKDNPQAVDTSDSNKSNLQTSIAAEEQSRGGSPGLRRSPRMDEMEHYPERWSASQEQQSVQQQPPRTAPAINVQQPDTAPWRDQYGLLMEGLSDFYDFTASVNPSRSRSASRNPSPAPKNVANLMDGDTERSLEVYDDTQEGVMAGELNCESVLQLLESNLNETESTNDQLQVQTVADDARDGKSILPMVHEPLESSALGAVLEERGREPSVGRIQSRSRSRSRSPLPTSENLEKSIHKRRERLIKQNDELAERLSHSSPEDSMEIETSDNGRLSPTLEVTLPQPVIEINEMADEPMEDAETTPEEMRLFVETLRAERNARSRSRSRSRSPLPTAGNIEKSLESRRLKRIQHNDEIFEKLHDQMSSPQIIIESASPPSLPLPLPTISIEIAEPPEENASHTEAEPEDTPESMARLFEQLRLNRVRSHSRSRSRSPLPTPANLEQSVQKRRERLIAQNDQFFEVLQERARTPEPETRLTVEYVYEYVQEKDEQVGEGRDKRSLSPSRSRSQSQEKALDDFHLMLNLEGSELRTLRKNSEELESVLAVGAKQREVDMDALEKLHNANEEIELRVLSPTNSELERVVEMTRENPDMDRTVSEVARDLQDELMASGFKRSTYVGESLDLGSDQFKELRREAAQFQRSRSPSPGSSMDYAREQAAAQRELQTAILDSLTESRLGAKPKTYSEERTGEFEDISAAQLDDLRHRTAEFQRSRSQSRSPLREVELTQLRDIEAESAKRELQDQLLDRLAASSINFENFSRHLNADFLDSERRASDSALMGDMEPDEYHHFRRYSLAQEQPVEEYPSDDYVYISQIEVRTLTGTRTWLKEDFYTHEPNDFSDSKSPVRDEDSWARAVLAAEAEAAEFDSTNAIYSYDIVGDHENLDQERSSSNDSEDTRQTVVEIDDEDEFEFELDEGISDNNERTQPTDESHHDTSECEEAERNADRYENRGAQDWEEVDDVEDFLDYGFDDGAVGGATPYSDPDSFIEQIYNEAIKNRKQSGILREYETIVQEQLPSDLSESEKEKSGSDSEKYALWAKTRELERSHSGTRHSDVDIALGLIPESDHRDSEMRYLGDAHVVARQSTRLRTRYGFNPKLEVGDLEDDIEVDLNYKPKREYNWRKNFRLDDNEEGERSVQVKTEEDEEQEARDQFEEEFGWQDREQELEEELYQDHEQPLYANEENGEIENVELLENRRISLGGESITLFSRSPVREILPDVPEELPQEEEALEEQPEAVAPLEDLPAEKPKKKKSKKKLRKGSKTEEELRDDNDSDTQMGSSRRSDDQEPTDPPKRKTRSRRSSRSSLTNEEPNGGSGPFSPRSSLAFVGESLEGIAEFEPQEREEEQSTKKRTKKRKKTSTKECKEEAKEETQTQAIDDSQLDRALAAALAEIAPVSVSTNLTPESTHQNLLSTISTGQSVCITPASSIEEIGGSPSSTSTTVAAVVPARSVVDTFDILKDANFYPLF from the exons ATGGCCGCTGAGGAGACGGCGCTAACCGGCGTCGGCGAGCTACTATTCTCGCTGCTAATTGGATACCTAGGTGCCCTGGAATTCGCCTTTGTGGCGCGCCATCTATACCACTGGACTTTCCAACATCCCGGCGATTCTTCTGTAGATGCAGCAGCTGACGCAGAAGAATTGCCTCGCATGCGAGAGCGATTGGATAAGCAGATCAAGGAGGCGGCGGAAAGGGAAGCCCTGGCAGGAACCAATGTCATGCAGGATGGTGTCCTATATGTCAATGGAATACGAGTAGATCCTGCTGGAGATAAAAGACAAGCTTTGGCAGCCGAACTGGCACGTCAACAGCAAATTGAAGCCGATACGAGGCGTCAGCTGGCCGAAGCCGAGGCCAAGCTGGTAGAAGAAAGACTACGAGTCCAGAGGGAGAAAGAGGAATCGGAGGAGCAGCAGAGAAAGCTCGTAGAGGCGGAAAGACAGCGCGAAAGAGAGCAGGCGGAGAAAGAACTGCAGGAACAAAGAGAAGCCGAACGCAGACAGCTagaagcagaagaaaatcaGCGTAAACAGCGCGAAAACGAGGAGAAAGAACGCCTAGAAAACGAAAGAAGGCTGATAGATGCCGAACGGGAAAGGGAGGAGAATGAGCGAAGACTGCAAGAAGCTGAAGAGCAGCGCGAGCGAGAAGAAAGCGAAAGAAGAATCGTCGTGGCAGAGcgtcagagagagcaggccgAAGCCGAAAAGGAGCGAGCCGAACAACAAAGGATCCTGGCTGAAGCCGAGGCAGCGCAAGCCGAGCGTCGTCTCTTTGATGCCGAGATTCAGCGAGAGCGCGATCAAGCTGACGAAGAAGGGCAAGCACTGAGGGATGCGGAGATCGTAGAGCGTCTTCTGGCAGCAGAAAGAGAGCTCAGTCCAAGCGCTACAGAGAGCGAACTGGAGGAGGATGCTGCCATCGCAGAGCAGTCGCGTCGCCTGATCTCCAGCAGAACTGATCTGGAGCAAAAACAGCGAATGATTGAGGAAAACGCCAGACGCTTTCTTGAGGCAGAAGAGGAGATGGTAATGTTACAACAGCGCCAACTTCAAGCCTCACACAGCAAAGAGGAGGCAGACGAGTATGCTGGCATGGAACCCGTGGTGGAGGAGCTGTGTGTGAAGAAAGTGGCTCCACCCAGGTTTCAGGAGCCTCCAGAAGAACCCATGGTGCATAAAGTGAAAACTCAATTTGGTCAAGGAAGTGGTCCTGAAGACGCCTACTCAGCAAAGTCAAAAACACTCACCTTCCCTGGCGTATCGGATGAAGGATCCTCTCTTGAACCCAAAACTCCGTTCTCCATCCAGCAGTCGTCCTTCAGCACGCAGCCCTCTGATGAGGGCAACAGAATCGAAAGTGAACGCCCAGAACCTGAAGGAGAAGATCAGATACAGGAAGTCCAGTACACCGAGGACTACCTTCGTTCTCTAGATGGCATTAAGAATCGTCCTTTGATGCGAGAGGATGGTTCAGGGAGAAGAAGGGCTTTTAAGAAGCGACGATCCAGTGGAAGCTCGAACTCCTCGCGGGAATCGCGAGCCTCCCGCGACGAAGAACTAAAGATGTTCACCTCGCtagaggaggaggagttgcGCCACGGCGACCGAGAGGACTATAACCCCATCAAGTATACGAGCGAACCTACCCTGAGGGTTAAATCCCACCGACGTCACAAAAGGAGTCCAGCAAAGGATGTTAGACCAACGGCAGAGTCGACCACATCCTTAGAGATGCTCGGTGAGGAGAGCACAAATCCCTGGGGTGAGGTTGTGCCGGAGCATTATAAGGATACCGAGTTTTGGAAGCGGGAAAAAGCGCTCTCCATAGACGAGGAGGAAATCGAACTAGAAAGACCATCCAGGGGAGAGGATGTGGAGGAAGAAGCTACAAATGAGCCAAAATCGTCCTCCTTTGAAGAGGCCACTGAGGCACAAAACGAACAGGCAGTGGCTGCCCTAAAACAACAACTTTCCAAGGAGCAGTTG GACAAAGAAGCGGAGAAGGACAACCCGCAAGCAGTGGATACcagcgacagcaacaaatCCAAT CTGCAAACCTCTATCGCAGCAGAGGAGCAATCAAGGGGTGGTTCACCTGGCTTGCGACGCAGTCCACGTATGGATGAAATGGAGCATTATCCGGAGCGCTGGTCCGCCAGCCAGGAGCAGCAGTCagtgcaacagcagccaccGCGAACAGCACCAGCCATCAATGTCCAGCAGCCGGATACGGCTCCTTGGCGGGATCAGTACGGATTGCTAATGGAAGGACTTAGCGATTTCTACGACTTTACCGCATCCGTAAACCCATCGAGATCCCGTTCGGCATCGCGAAATCCCTCACCAGCTCCCAAGAATGTGGCAAATTTGATGGATGGGGACACGGAGCGGTCGCTGGAGGTTTACGACGACACTCAGGAAGGTGTAATGGCAGGCGAACTAAACTGCGAGTCTGTACTTCAGCTTCTGGAGTCGAACTTGAATGAAACCGAATCTACAAATGACCAACTTCAAGTGCAAACTGTAGCCGATGATGCCAGGGATGGTAAATCGATCTTACCCATGGTTCACGAACCACTTGAAAGCTCTGCACTTGGTGCTGTTTTGGAAGAAAGGGGACGGGAGCCTTCTGTCGGAAGGATTCAATCCAGAtcccgctcccgctcccgTTCACCACTTCCCACCTCAGAGAACCTAGAAAAAAGCATTCATAAGCGCAGGGAGCGCTTGATCAAACAGAACGATGAGCTCGCCGAACGTCTATCCCACTCAAGTCCAGAAGATTCTATGGAAATCGAAACTAGTGACAATGGAAGATTAAGTCCAACACTAGAGGTCACCCTGCCACAGCCTGTAATCGAGATTAATGAAATGGCTGACGAGCCCATGGAGGATGCGGAAACTACACCTGAAGAAATGCGACTTTTTGTTGAGACCCTGAGAGCTGAGAGGAATGCCCGCTCAAGATCCCGATCTCGTTCCCGTTCTCCTCTGCCCACTGCGGGTAATATAGAAAAGAGCTTGGAAAGTCGTAGGCTGAAACGCATTCAACACAATGATGAAATCTTTGAAAAACTACACGATCAAATGTCTTCGCCTCAGATCATAATAGAGTCCGCTTCACCGCCATCTTTACCGCTTCCTCTACCCACAATATCCATTGAAATTGCCGAACCACCGGAGGAAAATGCTAGCCACACTGAAGCAGAACCAGAGGATACACCGGAGAGCATGGCTAGACTCTTCGAGCAACTTCGTCTGAATCGAGTGCGATCCCATTCTCGATCCCGGTCGCGTTCGCCACTTCCGACACCCGCCAATTTGGAGCAGAGTGTGCAGAAGCGCCGGGAGAGGCTGATTGCTCAGAATGATCAATTCTTCGAGGTACTCCAGGAAAGAGCAAGAACTCCGGAGCCAGAAACTCGTTTGACCGTTGAGTACGTGTATGAATATGTTCAAGAGAAAGATGAACAGGTTGGTGAAGGTCGCGACAAGAGATCCTTGTCCCCATCTCGATCCCGGTCACAGTCACAAGAAAAAGCGCTAGATGATTTTCACTTGATGCTTAACCTGGAGGGTAGCGAGTTGCGCACACTACGCAAAAATAGTGAGGAGTTGGAAAGTGTCCTGGCCGTGGGTGCAAAGCAACGAGAGGTCGACATGGATGCCCTGGAGAAGCTACACAATGCCAATGAGGAAATAGAGCTTCGCGTGCTCAGTCCCACTAATTCGGAATTAGAGAGAGTGGTTGAGATGACACGTGAGAATCCGGACATGGACCGCACGGTTTCTGAGGTGGCACGGGATCTACAGGACGAGCTCATGGCCAGTGGATTTAAACGTTCCACCTATGTTGGGGAGTCCTTAGACCTAGGCAGCGATCAATTTAAGGAGCTACGACGAGAGGCAGCTCAATTTCAGAGATCCCGAAGCCCATCTCCAGGATCGAGCATGGATTACGCTAGAGAGCAGGCTGCAGCTCAAAGGGAGCTGCAAACAGCCATTCTAGACTCTCTGACCGAAAGTCGCCTAGGAGCCAAGCCCAAGACCTACTCCGAGGAGAGAACTGGCGAATTCGAGGATATATCTGCAGCCCAACTGGACGATTTGCGTCATCGTACGGCCGAGTTCCAGCGATCACGTAGCCAGAGTCGGTCGCCATTGAGGGAAGTGGAGCTAACCCAGTTGAGGGACATCGAAGCGGAGTCGGCTAAGAGGGAGCTGCAGGATCAGTTACTAGATAGGTTAGCCGCCTCGAGCATTAATTTCGAGAACTTCTCGCGGCACTTGAACGCAGACTTCTTGGACAGCGAGCGTCGGGCCTCGGACTCGGCTTTAATGGGTGACATGGAACCGGATGAATACCATCACTTCCGTCGGTATTCACTTGCCCAGGAACAGCCCGTCGAGGAGTATCCCAGTGATGATTACGTTTATATCTCACAGATCGAAGTGCGAACTCTAACTGGAACAAGGACTTGGTTAAAAGAGGATTTTTACACCCATGAACCAAACGATTTTTCTGACTCAAAAAGTCCGGTTAGGGATGAAGACTCCTGGGCGAGAGCTGTTTTGGCTGCAGAGGCAGAAGCTGCCGAATTCGATTCCACCAATGCCATCTATAGCTATGATATTGTGGGAGACCACGAGAATTTGGATCAGGAGAGGAGCAGCTCGAATGACAGCGAAGACACACGACAGACGGTGGTGGAAATTGATGACGAAGatgagtttgagtttgagttgGACGAGGGAATCTCGGATAACAACGAACGCACCCAACCCACCGATGAATCCCACCATGACACTTCCGAATGTGAAGAGGCAGAAAGGAATGCAGATCGCTATGAAAATCGGGGAGCTCAGGATTGGGAAGAAGTAGATGATGTGGAGGATTTCCTCGACTACGGTTTCGACGATGGTGCTGTGGGCGGAGCAACACCGTACTCCGATCCCGACTCCTTTATCGAACAGATCTACAATGAGGCCATAAAGAACAGAAAGCAGTCTGGAATTCTAAGGGAGTACGAGACCATTGTTCAGGAGCAATTGCCTTCGGATCTCAGTGAATCTGAGAAGGAAAAGTCCGGTTCTGATAGTGAGAAATATGCCTTGTGGGCCAAGACCAGGGAACTGGAAAGATCACATTCCGGTACCCGACACTCAGATGTTGATATTGCGTTGGGGTTGATACCAGAAAGTGATCATCGCGATTCTGAGATGCGTTACCTAGGTGATGCGCATGTGGTGGCACGACAATCCACAAGGTTACGTACCCGATATGGCTTTAATCCTAAACTTGAAGTTGGCGACCTAGAAGATGACATCGAGGTGGACCTTAATTACAAGCCCAAGAGGGAGTACAACTGGCGCAAGAACTTCCGACTGGACGACAATGAAGAAGGTGAAAGAAGTGTCCAAGTTAAGACAGAAGAGGATGAAGAACAGGAAGCCAGGGATCAATTTGAAGAGGAATTCGGGTGGCAAGATCGAGAGCAAGAACTAGAAGAAGAACTTTATCAGGATCATGAGCAGCCACTGTATGCTAATGAAGAAAACGGCGAAATCGAAAACGTAGAGCTGTTGGAAAATCGCAGGATCAGCCTAGGCGGAGAAAGTATCACCCTCTTTAGCCGTAGTCCTGTTCGAGAAATTTTACCAGATGTCCCTGAAGAACTTCCGCAGGAGGAAGAAGCACTCGAGGAACAGCCAGAAGCAGTGGCTCCATTGGAAGATTTGCCAGCCGAAAAgcccaagaagaagaagagcaaGAAGAAGCTGCGTAAAGGATCTAAAACCGAAGAGGAACTTCGAGATGATAATGATTCGGACACCCAAATGGGATCCTCTCGGCGCAGTGATGACCAGGAGCCAACCGATCCGCCAAAGAGAAAAACACGCTCAAGGCGAAGCTCACGAAGTAGCTTGACCAATGAAGAGCCCAATGGAGGATCGGGACCCTTTTCACCTAGGAGCAGTCTTGCCTTTGTGGGAGAATCCTTGGAGGGCATAGCTGAATTTGAACCACAGGAAAGAGAGGAAGAGCAGTCCACCAAGAAAAGGACTAAAAAACGCAAGAAGACCTCAACAAAGGAATGCAAGGAGGAAGCCAAAGAAGAGACCCAGACACAGGCCATTGACGATTCTCAATTGGATCGGGCACTAGCTGCTGCTCTAGCGGAGATTGCCCCCGTTTCGGTGTCCACAAATTTAACCCCAGAATCCACGCACCAGAACCTACTTTCCACCATTAGCACCGGTCAGAGTGTCTGCATAACTCCAGCGTCATCCATCGAAGAGATTGGTGGATCACCATCCTCGACTTCAACTACGGTAGCTGCAGTGGTACCAGCGCGATCCGTTGTGGACACCTTCGATATACTCAAAGATGCCAATTTCTATCCGCTCTTCTAG
- the Lmpt gene encoding limpet, isoform L produces the protein MAAEETALTGVGELLFSLLIGYLGALEFAFVARHLYHWTFQHPGDSSVDAAADAEELPRMRERLDKQIKEAAEREALAGTNVMQDGVLYVNGIRVDPAGDKRQALAAELARQQQIEADTRRQLAEAEAKLVEERLRVQREKEESEEQQRKLVEAERQREREQAEKELQEQREAERRQLEAEENQRKQRENEEKERLENERRLIDAEREREENERRLQEAEEQREREESERRIVVAERQREQAEAEKERAEQQRILAEAEAAQAERRLFDAEIQRERDQADEEGQALRDAEIVERLLAAERELSPSATESELEEDAAIAEQSRRLISSRTDLEQKQRMIEENARRFLEAEEEMVMLQQRQLQASHSKEEADEYAGMEPVVEELCVKKVAPPRFQEPPEEPMVHKVKTQFGQGSGPEDAYSAKSKTLTFPGVSDEGSSLEPKTPFSIQQSSFSTQPSDEGNRIESERPEPEGEDQIQEVQYTEDYLRSLDGIKNRPLMREDGSGRRRAFKKRRSSGSSNSSRESRASRDEELKMFTSLEEEELRHGDREDYNPIKYTSEPTLRVKSHRRHKRSPAKDVRPTAESTTSLEMLGEESTNPWGEVVPEHYKDTEFWKREKALSIDEEEIELERPSRGEDVEEEATNEPKSSSFEEATEAQNEQAVAALKQQLSKEQLDKEAEKDNPQAVDTSDSNKSNT, from the exons ATGGCCGCTGAGGAGACGGCGCTAACCGGCGTCGGCGAGCTACTATTCTCGCTGCTAATTGGATACCTAGGTGCCCTGGAATTCGCCTTTGTGGCGCGCCATCTATACCACTGGACTTTCCAACATCCCGGCGATTCTTCTGTAGATGCAGCAGCTGACGCAGAAGAATTGCCTCGCATGCGAGAGCGATTGGATAAGCAGATCAAGGAGGCGGCGGAAAGGGAAGCCCTGGCAGGAACCAATGTCATGCAGGATGGTGTCCTATATGTCAATGGAATACGAGTAGATCCTGCTGGAGATAAAAGACAAGCTTTGGCAGCCGAACTGGCACGTCAACAGCAAATTGAAGCCGATACGAGGCGTCAGCTGGCCGAAGCCGAGGCCAAGCTGGTAGAAGAAAGACTACGAGTCCAGAGGGAGAAAGAGGAATCGGAGGAGCAGCAGAGAAAGCTCGTAGAGGCGGAAAGACAGCGCGAAAGAGAGCAGGCGGAGAAAGAACTGCAGGAACAAAGAGAAGCCGAACGCAGACAGCTagaagcagaagaaaatcaGCGTAAACAGCGCGAAAACGAGGAGAAAGAACGCCTAGAAAACGAAAGAAGGCTGATAGATGCCGAACGGGAAAGGGAGGAGAATGAGCGAAGACTGCAAGAAGCTGAAGAGCAGCGCGAGCGAGAAGAAAGCGAAAGAAGAATCGTCGTGGCAGAGcgtcagagagagcaggccgAAGCCGAAAAGGAGCGAGCCGAACAACAAAGGATCCTGGCTGAAGCCGAGGCAGCGCAAGCCGAGCGTCGTCTCTTTGATGCCGAGATTCAGCGAGAGCGCGATCAAGCTGACGAAGAAGGGCAAGCACTGAGGGATGCGGAGATCGTAGAGCGTCTTCTGGCAGCAGAAAGAGAGCTCAGTCCAAGCGCTACAGAGAGCGAACTGGAGGAGGATGCTGCCATCGCAGAGCAGTCGCGTCGCCTGATCTCCAGCAGAACTGATCTGGAGCAAAAACAGCGAATGATTGAGGAAAACGCCAGACGCTTTCTTGAGGCAGAAGAGGAGATGGTAATGTTACAACAGCGCCAACTTCAAGCCTCACACAGCAAAGAGGAGGCAGACGAGTATGCTGGCATGGAACCCGTGGTGGAGGAGCTGTGTGTGAAGAAAGTGGCTCCACCCAGGTTTCAGGAGCCTCCAGAAGAACCCATGGTGCATAAAGTGAAAACTCAATTTGGTCAAGGAAGTGGTCCTGAAGACGCCTACTCAGCAAAGTCAAAAACACTCACCTTCCCTGGCGTATCGGATGAAGGATCCTCTCTTGAACCCAAAACTCCGTTCTCCATCCAGCAGTCGTCCTTCAGCACGCAGCCCTCTGATGAGGGCAACAGAATCGAAAGTGAACGCCCAGAACCTGAAGGAGAAGATCAGATACAGGAAGTCCAGTACACCGAGGACTACCTTCGTTCTCTAGATGGCATTAAGAATCGTCCTTTGATGCGAGAGGATGGTTCAGGGAGAAGAAGGGCTTTTAAGAAGCGACGATCCAGTGGAAGCTCGAACTCCTCGCGGGAATCGCGAGCCTCCCGCGACGAAGAACTAAAGATGTTCACCTCGCtagaggaggaggagttgcGCCACGGCGACCGAGAGGACTATAACCCCATCAAGTATACGAGCGAACCTACCCTGAGGGTTAAATCCCACCGACGTCACAAAAGGAGTCCAGCAAAGGATGTTAGACCAACGGCAGAGTCGACCACATCCTTAGAGATGCTCGGTGAGGAGAGCACAAATCCCTGGGGTGAGGTTGTGCCGGAGCATTATAAGGATACCGAGTTTTGGAAGCGGGAAAAAGCGCTCTCCATAGACGAGGAGGAAATCGAACTAGAAAGACCATCCAGGGGAGAGGATGTGGAGGAAGAAGCTACAAATGAGCCAAAATCGTCCTCCTTTGAAGAGGCCACTGAGGCACAAAACGAACAGGCAGTGGCTGCCCTAAAACAACAACTTTCCAAGGAGCAGTTG GACAAAGAAGCGGAGAAGGACAACCCGCAAGCAGTGGATACcagcgacagcaacaaatCCAAT ACATGA